One stretch of Toxoplasma gondii ME49 chromosome XI, whole genome shotgun sequence DNA includes these proteins:
- a CDS encoding hypothetical protein (encoded by transcript TGME49_216585), producing the protein MSSRWYATPWRCSRRGKTSGMFRVHKRPVTFFSKNPLERERTLLDGAAAAPRVKKTFVFLLEIWVPFVERAIQAVSYKRCLCKHQQKMSPL; encoded by the exons ATGAGTTCACGATGGTACGCTACTCCATGGAGGTGCAGCAGGCGAGGGAAAACCTCTGGGATGTTTCGCGTCCACAAACGCCCTGTCAC CTTTTTTTCCAAGAATCCTCTAGAGCGAGAACGCACACTTCTAGAcggcgcagctgctgctccaCGTGTAAA AAAAACCTTCGTTTTTCTATTAGAGATTTGGGTACCGTTTGTCGAACGAGCAATCCAAGCGGTTAGTTACAAAAGGTGTTTGTGTAAACACCAACAAAAGATGTCACCGCTATGA
- a CDS encoding hypothetical protein (encoded by transcript TGME49_216580) gives MRPREGAPAAGGAGEGVAPLSFNAGLPHFPPSAPFPASADASSFPPPPLFSSSFSSVPGAAPALHARGPAAPQRAPPAPEGAFVGEKLSRLHALRARLQKSASSAPGSAPPPASLAGAPVSIAPASEAGGGPALVSSIGGSEDSPHTLLETSVHAGSRVSPPRDIFVAQPALRAWSPGSGVSLPVSAGGPGDSPGVGGGGPSQPQRDGRLKPPPSLLAQAKRPKEAGVGGQREDLPKAPGVTAKAAPVVPPPAVGVRAPRPGGDKLRVLGMANKKPLVGGLLPAPTAASGLPQDVSSVKTPVVLPSPALAAPQSPPLSASALPTACKTDLRQLVVSQVANAQTRVAGLEAKAREGEGAALGVSGKAVPGGERGFQKKGIAPAIPPAAHATKAHAPKALAVAGKSSAGAVAPLARQSTVGPEAAATPSPPLAHTTGPAAGGLEKGTETGKSGKDFDAPAPFEELMRRKREAQMAERQQSSTASLASSRSASQGGRVATGGGAETRKPTAAPLANSSLTTLAATDGGAGSRAARQASSSPSVTGGVQTPDRGRGGDSVSGKISPKVPPCLGGKLRSLSPLETEPGAPGAQTLPVAAVPLVASAQGEKKTGLRDLEGQEAHAAEGEKSALAPSAVAGTVEADSATAASSPSLFVSLEQGQRGPEIHAPASAQPQDSKRDLGRDPQQGPCGEGTATKNGTRDVSLAAARGALSPAAALASPPHHAAGTSAGRQAPSEPPSAAPLLRTGGAAGGTQGRGLVARPGGAKAVGLAVNREGLLKTPNPAQGMPQASAGALLATPTQRVVPTGGVASPSPALGAFQSPGGIEGMRKSPPSAVPAGTGKAVAPTQASVTVSRPPHPVQARSTSAAIPQTKAPQTNKVLPVAGKTTPPGQAAAMASSGVVAKQLPHAPPQRANSAPLPGVPSAGLSPGQRPVGATQQTRQIAAGGAKACSKAPATSQANAGRVQVPLVAQVGVVPQAGTQQGGGTRQMSGSGAPSTPVVSAKSAGTLPQAKTAVQMTGKGQAVATGEQGHAPARAQVACVLKNKVLNDYCRQLGTDLEVYRSLASDVWPASADLAASPSLATGLAETLDLMSGYSDRDLRERLLDLDRASSPCGASAAASGGGSAGALVARSVIEEILGPFLACALECSATEAATAPKDALVPFASMTYEELKEGGVAAALGQSLADVLLPPEGVDFSDASQLPQAVARLAAWTDEMEKRLTSWGNEFTKTTGKRPFSKVESSLASLQASSLPAAPLETTPVQTSSVPAPSGQASSQLPASSAAPGVPSATKAVIRGGAATSGVQRQGEGPGQAAKRLKVGAVSVQGQ, from the exons ATGAGGCCGCGTGAGGGCGCGCCTGCCGCGGGTGGCGCTGGGGAGGGCGTTGCTCCCTTGTCGTTCAACGCTGGACTCCCTCACTTCCCTCCGTCTGCCCCCTTCCCAGCTTCTGCAGACGCTTCGTCCTttccgcctccgcctctgttttcttcttccttctcctccgtcccCGGCGCCGCTccggcgctgcatgcacggggACCTGCGGCGCCTCAGCGCGCCCCGCCGGCGCCCGAGGGGGCGTTTGTCGGCGAGAAGCTGAgtcgtttgcatgcgcttcgcGCGCGCCTCCAGAAGTCTGCTTCCTCAGCTCCCGGCTCGGCTCCGCCGCCGGCCTCGCTCGCCGGCGCGCCGGTCTCCATCGCCCCCGCGAGCGAGGCCGGCGGAGGCCCTGCGCTGGTCTCCAGTATCGGAGGCAGCGAGGACTCTCCCCACACCCTGCTGGAGACGTCCGTCCATGCAGGAtcgcgcgtctcgcctcctcgcgacATCTTCGTCGCCCAACCGGCTCTCCGCGCCTGGTCCCCAGGCTCGGGAGTGTCTCTTCCCGTCTCCGCTGGGGGGCCGGGAGACTCTCCAGGCGTCGGTGGTGGAGGACCTTCTCAGCCTCAGCGTGACGGTCGCCTGAAAcctccgccgtctctccttgcGCAGGCGAAGCGACCGAAGGAGGCGGGCGTCGgcgggcagagagaagaccttCCCAAAGCGCCAGGAGTCACCGCGAAAGCCGCCCCCGTCGTCCCCCCCCCCGCAGTCGGCGTCCGGGCACCGCGGCCCGGTGGTGACAAATTGCGCGTTCTCGGCATGGCGAATAAGAAG CCGCTGGTTGGAggccttcttcctgctccgACGGCTGCTTCTGGGCTTCCCCAAGACGTCTCTTCTGTAAAGACGCCCGTGGTTCTTCCCTCGCCGGCGCTTGCTGCGCCGCAGTCGCCTCCGCTCTCAGCCTCGGCGCTGCCCACAGCTTGCAAGACAGATCTCAGACAGCTCGTGGTTTCTCAGGTGGCGAACGCGCAGACGAGAGTTGCCGGTTTGGAggcaaaggcgagagaaggtgagggTGCAGCGCTCGGCGTTTCGGGGAAGGCCGTCCCTGGCGGCGAACGCGGTTTCCAGAAGAAGGGCATAGCTCCTGCGATCCCGCccgcggcgcatgcaaccAAAGCGCATGCGCCCAAGGCGCTTGCAGTCGCAGGGAAAAGCAGTGCTGGAGCGGTCGCCCCGCTCGCTCGGCAATCGACTGTGGGGCCGGAGGCTGCGGCAAcgccgtctccgcctctTGCCCACACGACGGGGCCTGCGGCGGGGGGCCTGGAGAAagggacggagacagggaagagcGGAAAAGACTTCGACGCTCCGGCGCCCTTTGAGGAGTTgatgaggaggaagcgagaagctcAGATggccgagagacagcagagcagtacggcctctctcgcttcttcgcggaGTGCGTCTCAAGGAGGTCGCGTCGCCACTGGCGGGGGcgcagaaacgaggaaaccgACTGCCGCGCCCCTCGCAAATTCCTCTCTTACCACTCTCGCTGCAACAGATGGGGGCGCGGGGAGTCGCGCGGCCCGACAGGCGTCGTCCTCCCCGAGCGTGACAGGCGGCGTGCAGACACCGGATCGAGGTAGAGGAGGAGACTCAGTTTCTGGAAAAATCTCTCCAAAGGTGCCTCCGTGTCTCGGGGGGAAACtccgctctctgtcgcctctcgagACGGAGCCTGGGGCGCCTGGAGCCCAGACGCTGCCGGTCGCGGCGGTGCCCTTGGTGGCCAGTGCccaaggcgagaagaagaccggaCTGAGGGACCTTGAGGGCCaggaggcgcatgcagccgaaggcgagaagagcgcaCTCGCCCCGAGCGCTGTAGCAGGGACGGTGGAGGCCGACAGCGCGACggccgcgtcttctccgtcgctttttgtctctctcgagcagGGGCAGCGAGGCCCAGAAATCCATGCACCTGCCTCGGCGCAGCCCCAGGACTCCAAACGCGACTTGGGTCGTGATCCACAACAGGGACCGTGTGGGGAGGGGACAGCGACAAAGAACGGTACGAGGgacgtttctctcgcagcaGCAAGAggcgcgctgtctccggcggCGGCCCTCGCCTCCCCACCTCATCACGCAGCGGGGACCAGCGCGGGGCGCCAGGCCCCGTCAGAGCCTCCATCAGCCGCTCCTTTGCTGCGAACAGGCGGCGCAGCCGGAGGAACTCAGGGCAGAGGCTTGGTGGCGCGGCCCGGAGGCGCGAAGGCCGTCGGCCTCGCTGTGAACAGAGAGGGTCTGTTGAAGACGCCAAATCCTGCCCAAGGGATGCCTCAAGCAAGTGCAGGCGCCCTGCTTGCGACACCCACTCAGCGCGTTGTGCCGACAGGTGGCGTCGCCTCACCGAGTCCGGCGCTGGGCGCATTCCAGAGTCCAGGAGGGATCGAGGGCATGAGGAAGAGTCCGCCCTCTGCGGTCCCTGCAGGTACTGGGAAGGCCGTTGCGCCCACCCAGGCTTCCGTGACAGTGTCGCGTCCGCCGCATCCAGTTCAAGCGAGGTCTACCAGCGCTGCTATCCCACAGACGAAGGCCCCGCAGACCAACAAAGTCTTGCCGGTCGCCGGCAAGACCACTCCCCCCGGTCAGGCCGCCGCAATGGCGTCATCGGGTGTTGTCGCCAAGCAGCTCCCGCATGCGCCGCCTCAACGCGCGAACTCGGCACCTCTCCCAGGCGTTCCCTCGGCTGGACTTTCGCCTGGACAGAGACCAGTGGGCGCGACCCAACAAACCAGGCAGATAGCTGCGGGGGGCGCGAAGGCATGCAGCAAAGCCCCAGCGACTTCTCAGGCGAATGCAGGACGAGTTCAGGTTCCTCTTGTCGCGCAAGTGGGGGTGGTTCCCCAAGCAGGGACGCAGCAGGGAGGGGGGACTCGCCAGATGTCGGGATCAGGAGCTCCTTCAACTCCTGTGGTCTCGGCGAAAAGCGCAGGAACTCTTCCGCAAGCGAAGACGGCCGTTCAGATGACTGGGAAAGGACAGGCTGTGGCGACTGGCGAACAAGGGCATGCTCCGGCGAGGGCCCAGGTGGCTTGCGTTTTGAAAAACAA AGTGCTGAACGACTACTGTCGCCAGTTGGGGACAGACCTCGAGGTGTACCGGAGCCTGGCCTCGGACGTATGGCCTGCCTCTGCAGATCTCGCTGCGTCGCCCTCTCTCGCGACAGGCCTGGCGGAGACGCTGGACCTGATGAGTGGATACAGCGATCGAGATTTGCGCGAGCGCCTCTTGGACCTCGATCGGGCCTCATCGCCATGTGGAGCCTCTGCGGCTGCGAGTGGCGGCGGGTCCGCAGGTGCCCTCGTGGCGCGGTCTGTGATTGAAGAGATTCTCGGACCGTTCCTGGCATGCGCCCTCGAGTGCTCCGCCACGGAGGCGGCAACGGCTCCCAAAGATGCTCTCGTTCCCTTCGCTTCGATGACCTACGAGGAGCTGAAGGAAGGCGGTGTCGCTGCGGCCCTCGGACAATCCCTCGCCGACGTGCTCCTCCCCCCAGAAGGCGTCGATTTCTCCGATGCCAGCCAGCTTCCCCAGGCCGTCGCTCGTCTCGCGGCCTGGACAGACGAAATGGAGAAACGCCTGACGAGTTGGGGAAACGAATTCACGAAGACAACCGGAAAAAGGCCCTTCAGCAAAGTCGaatcttctctcgcttctctccaggcttcttctctcccggcTGCTCCTCTTGAGACGACGCCTGTTCAGACGAGCTCCGTTCCAGCTCCTTCTGGTCAGGCCTCGTCACAGCTTCCTGCGTCTTCGGCTGCGCCTGGCGTTCCTTCTGCTACGAAAGCGGTCATTCGAGGAGGGGCGGCGACCAGTGGCGTTCAGAGACAGGGTGAAGGACCGGGCCAGGCCGCCAAGAGATTGAAAGTGGGCGCGGTCTCGGTCCAGGGGCAGTGA
- a CDS encoding methyltransferase domain-containing protein (encoded by transcript TGME49_216560) codes for MLSLRFSSGRKAKKVGGSRSASSPFAVASRRPVAGTSRSSCASSSFSSDAQDAQLSPAKKRNREETELREAPKKQKKGCGGQAEEALHMRKETQLGKLGSRLSSAATAVSVPAVPSPRAGEQLLKQPVHARAGAQKREKKRRKKVSDVAGNHADRASESRSSSSVSTAPLAQRGGNSCLKDASIVEDARGLGADASRKKNRKRHRRRLAQSGEQGPQDGEPQPVDEREVQREEREEEKKKKDLRPQSPHEDRREGRDRSRHSLDAQKTALLQKLQGSRFRSLNQCLYTSTGDQALAAFTKDPSLFHAYHEGYRLQVAQWPSNPLTHIKAWVRTLPASWIIADLGCGDADLAKSFPERKILSFDLVAACPEVTACNVAHLPLENETVHAAVFCLSLMGRDWPSFLQEAHRILKPGGLLKIAEVISRLQDESAFIRGVEGIGFSLACAPENVKSFFFLLEFRRGAAGHEQKKLQTKRSADAGKDARPREKKGHNAVEKRDGREETLPTFAANNKEKGKSRLEASLLRPCIYKRR; via the exons ATGTTGTCGCTCCGGTTCTCTTCCGgccggaaggcgaagaaggttGGAGGGTCGCgatccgcttcttctccctttgctGTCGCCTCGCGCCGCCCTGTCGCGGGGACCTCTCGGTCCtcctgcgcttcttcctctttttcctcggaCGCACAAGATGCACAACTCAGtccagcgaagaagcggaaccGGGAAGAGACGGAGCTTCGCGAAGCGCCtaagaagcagaaaaaaggatgCGGCGgacaggcagaagaagcgctgCACATGCGCAAGGAGACGCAACTCGGAAAGCTCggttcgcgtctctcttctgcagccACCGCGGTCTCTGTACCCGCAGTTCCCTCTCCTCGAGCGGGCGAGCAACTCCTGAAGCAaccggtgcatgcgcgcgccggcgcgcagaaacgcgagaagaagagaagaaagaaagtaTCGGACGTCGCTGGAAACCATGCAGACAGAGCCTCAGAGTCTCGGTCGTCTTCATCTGTCTCTACTGCCCCTCTCGCGCAACGAGGAGGGAACAGCTGCCTCAAAGACGCGAGCATCGTCGAAGACGCACGAGGCCTCGGAGCTGACGCGTCTcgaaagaagaacagaaaaagacacagacggaGGCTCGCACAAAGCGGAGAACAGGGACCCCAGGACGGCGAACCGCAGCCGGtagacgaaagagaagttcaacgggaggaacgagaagaagaaaagaaaaaaaaagacctTCGACCGCAGAGTCCCCACgaagacaggcgagaaggccgCGACAGATCCAGACACTCTCTCGACGCACAGAAAACTGCACTTTTGCAGAAGCTGCAAGGCAGTCGATTTCGCTCTCTCAAccagtgtctgtacacctccACTGGAGACCAAGCTCTCGCCGCCTTCACCAAGGATCCTTCCCTGTTCCACGCA tACCACGAAGGCTATCGGTTGCAGGTAGCCCAGTGGCCGTCGAATCCTCTCACACACATCAAAGCCTGGGTGCGGACGTTGCCTGCTTCTTGGAT CATTGCGGATCTAGGCTGCGGAGATGCTGACCTCGCCAAAAGCTTCCCTGAACG aaaaaTCCTGTCTTTCGACCTCGTGGCTGCATGCCCGGAAGTGACAGCTTGCAACGTCGCCCAT CTCCCGTTGGAAAACGAaacggtgcatgcagcggtcTTCTGTCTGAGTCTCATGGGCCGAGACTGGCCTTCCTTCCTTCAAGAAGCGCATCGCATTTTGAAGCCCGG CGGCTTGTTGAAGATTGCGGAGGTGATCTCGCGCTTGCAAGACGAATCTGCATTTATTCGGGGGGTCGAAGGGAtcggcttctccctcgcctgcGCGCCT gaGAATGTGaagtccttcttctttctcctcgagttccgcagaggcgccgctggccacgagcagaagaaactccAAACCAAGAGGAGCGCAGACGCCGGAAAGGACGCACgacccagagagaagaaaggtcaCAACGcggtggagaagcgagacggcagagaagagactctcCCCACCTTCGCTGCAAACaacaaagagaagggaaagagtCGACTCGAAGCGTCTCTCTTGCGGCCCTGTATTTACAAACGGCGTTGA